A genomic segment from Desulfonatronum lacustre DSM 10312 encodes:
- a CDS encoding diguanylate cyclase domain-containing protein: MSESQELRSVLIVDDVPVNIQVLAEALRTDYRVRIAANGPKALIIAASDDPPDIILLDVMMPEMDGYEVCRRLKNAPETKDIPVIFVTAKSSSEDEALGLNLGAVDYITKPFSIPVVKARVRTHVQLKARTEMLERLAMVDGLTGIANRRSFDQSLEHEWKRASRNALPISVVMIDIDHFKPYNDNYGHGAGDICLQQVAGALRSVVQRPADLVARYGGEEFAALLPETDVQGAEMIASAMREAVSNLKLPHEHSPVADHITVSLGHATSFAQPAALPRSLVDAADGALYKAKESGRNRVQAAEE; the protein is encoded by the coding sequence ATGTCCGAATCCCAGGAACTCCGATCCGTACTGATCGTGGACGACGTTCCCGTCAACATCCAGGTACTGGCCGAGGCCCTGCGCACGGACTACCGGGTGCGCATCGCGGCCAACGGCCCAAAGGCCCTGATTATCGCCGCGTCCGACGACCCGCCGGACATCATCCTGCTGGACGTCATGATGCCGGAGATGGACGGGTACGAAGTCTGCCGGCGGCTCAAGAACGCTCCGGAAACCAAGGACATCCCCGTGATCTTCGTCACGGCCAAAAGCTCCAGCGAGGACGAGGCCCTGGGGCTGAACCTCGGGGCCGTGGACTATATCACCAAGCCGTTCAGCATCCCGGTGGTCAAGGCCAGGGTACGCACCCACGTCCAGTTGAAGGCCCGCACGGAAATGCTGGAACGGTTGGCCATGGTGGACGGGCTGACCGGAATCGCCAATCGGCGCAGTTTCGACCAGAGCCTGGAGCATGAATGGAAGCGCGCATCCCGAAACGCCCTGCCCATCAGCGTGGTCATGATCGATATCGACCATTTCAAGCCTTATAACGACAACTACGGCCACGGGGCCGGGGACATCTGCCTGCAACAGGTGGCCGGAGCGTTGCGCTCCGTGGTTCAACGTCCGGCGGACCTGGTCGCCCGCTACGGCGGCGAGGAGTTCGCGGCCCTGCTCCCGGAGACCGACGTTCAAGGAGCCGAGATGATCGCCTCGGCCATGCGCGAGGCCGTCTCCAACCTCAAACTGCCCCACGAACACTCCCCGGTCGCGGACCACATAACCGTCTCCCTGGGCCACGCCACCAGCTTCGCCCAGCCGGCCGCATTGCCCCGGAGCCTGGTGGACGCAGCGGACGGCGCCCTCTATAAAGCCAAGGAATCCGGGCGTAATCGGGTGCAGGCCGCTGAGGAGTAG
- a CDS encoding methyl-accepting chemotaxis protein: MQLNLKTKMICFTLAVSIIPMAVVGWYGTYKGAEAVSTSVFQQLESVRDVKKHALEGLIQRWFGDLNMLQSDDAAGRALDEFADHAAASGVRPGARMDIQARRYKSLHQEFLPDLEGYVTVQGYYDVFVIGGDGRILFTQAEEPDLGEDLSKGVLANSGLAKAWAGAMQGGQVFIDFSPYSPSNGEPAAFIAGPIHQGGRVAGVVALQVSLGEVNALTTLRSGMGRTGETYLVGQDKLMRSDSYLDPVNHTVKASFADPIKGKVDTEPVRKALAGATGVGIFLDYNDNPVLSAYTRISIGDTHWALLAEIDEAEAFAPITALRVAAMIMGTIMLVLVVVSTLVILRRELLQPFASLQSFAGEVAAGNLDAEAEGNFKAELGQLKESVSTMVSNLKIKISEADAKAREAAEQMEKARAASEAAEAAKRQAEQSNEDILQAAATVERVVERMTTASEQLAAQVEQSSRGAEEQKNRTGETATAMEEMNATVLEVAKNASSAAEGSDKARVKAQDGAGVVSQAVAAINVVEQKTQAMKGDLNKLGQQAEQIGRIMTVIEDIADQTNLLALNAAIEAARAGDAGRGFAVVADEVRKLAEKTMNATKEVGDAIMAIQEGTKGSLRGMEQAVEAVGEATKLANVSGQSLQEIVTLVEEAADQVRSIATAAEEQSSASEEINRSVEDINRISMETSDVMDQSAQAVSELARQAVELRTLVQQLKQD; this comes from the coding sequence GTGCAATTGAATCTGAAGACGAAGATGATCTGCTTCACGTTGGCTGTGAGCATAATCCCTATGGCCGTAGTGGGGTGGTACGGGACTTATAAAGGGGCTGAGGCCGTTTCGACCTCGGTTTTCCAGCAGCTTGAATCCGTAAGAGACGTGAAGAAGCACGCCCTGGAAGGACTGATACAGAGGTGGTTCGGCGACCTGAACATGCTTCAGAGCGACGATGCCGCCGGCCGGGCTCTGGATGAGTTCGCCGACCACGCCGCAGCATCCGGCGTCCGGCCCGGTGCCAGGATGGATATTCAAGCAAGGCGTTACAAATCGCTTCATCAGGAGTTTTTGCCCGACCTGGAAGGGTATGTCACCGTGCAAGGCTACTACGACGTTTTCGTCATTGGCGGCGACGGTCGGATCCTGTTCACCCAGGCCGAGGAGCCAGATTTGGGAGAGGACTTGTCCAAAGGCGTACTTGCCAACAGCGGACTCGCCAAGGCCTGGGCCGGGGCGATGCAGGGCGGGCAGGTGTTCATCGACTTTTCTCCCTACAGCCCGTCCAACGGCGAACCGGCCGCCTTCATCGCCGGACCGATTCACCAAGGGGGGCGGGTCGCGGGGGTCGTCGCCTTGCAGGTCTCCTTGGGGGAGGTCAACGCCTTGACGACCCTGCGCTCGGGCATGGGCCGAACCGGAGAAACCTACCTGGTGGGCCAGGACAAGCTGATGCGCTCGGATTCCTATCTCGACCCGGTCAACCATACGGTCAAGGCTTCGTTTGCCGACCCCATCAAAGGCAAGGTGGACACCGAACCCGTTCGAAAGGCCTTGGCCGGAGCGACCGGCGTCGGGATTTTCCTTGATTACAACGACAATCCGGTGCTCTCGGCTTATACGCGTATTTCCATCGGTGATACGCATTGGGCCTTGCTGGCCGAGATCGATGAGGCTGAAGCCTTCGCGCCGATCACGGCGCTGCGCGTGGCCGCGATGATTATGGGCACGATCATGCTGGTGCTGGTGGTTGTTTCGACTCTGGTCATCCTGCGTCGCGAGCTGCTCCAGCCCTTCGCGAGCTTGCAGTCCTTCGCCGGCGAGGTCGCCGCCGGGAACCTGGACGCTGAAGCGGAAGGCAATTTCAAGGCTGAATTGGGTCAGCTCAAAGAGTCCGTCTCCACCATGGTCTCCAACCTCAAGATTAAGATCAGCGAGGCGGACGCCAAAGCCCGAGAGGCCGCGGAGCAGATGGAAAAGGCCAGGGCCGCCTCGGAAGCCGCGGAGGCCGCCAAACGGCAAGCGGAGCAATCTAATGAGGATATCCTCCAGGCCGCGGCCACTGTGGAACGCGTCGTGGAACGAATGACCACGGCTTCGGAGCAGTTGGCGGCCCAGGTGGAGCAGTCCAGCCGGGGCGCGGAGGAGCAGAAGAACCGCACCGGGGAGACGGCCACGGCCATGGAGGAAATGAACGCCACGGTCCTGGAAGTGGCAAAGAACGCCTCGTCCGCGGCCGAGGGATCGGACAAGGCCCGTGTCAAGGCCCAGGACGGCGCTGGCGTGGTCTCCCAGGCTGTGGCGGCCATAAACGTGGTGGAGCAGAAGACGCAGGCCATGAAGGGCGACTTGAACAAACTTGGCCAACAGGCCGAGCAGATCGGCCGGATCATGACCGTGATTGAGGACATCGCCGACCAAACCAATTTGCTGGCCTTGAACGCGGCCATCGAAGCGGCCCGGGCCGGAGACGCCGGGAGGGGATTCGCCGTGGTGGCCGACGAGGTGCGTAAGCTGGCCGAAAAGACCATGAATGCCACCAAGGAGGTGGGCGACGCCATCATGGCCATCCAGGAAGGCACCAAGGGCAGCCTCCGGGGCATGGAACAGGCCGTTGAAGCCGTGGGCGAGGCCACCAAGCTGGCCAATGTTTCGGGTCAGTCGTTGCAGGAAATCGTAACCCTGGTGGAGGAAGCCGCGGACCAGGTCCGCTCCATCGCCACCGCCGCGGAGGAACAATCCTCGGCCAGCGAGGAGATCAACCGCAGCGTGGAGGACATCAACCGGATCTCCATGGAGACCAGCGATGTCATGGATCAGTCGGCCCAGGCCGTGTCCGAACTGGCCCGCCAGGCCGTGGAACTGCGCACCTTGGTGCAGCAACTCAAGCAGGATTGA
- a CDS encoding chemotaxis protein CheW → MHSQQESPGKDGTLLQLVTFNIGDEEFGVEILKVQEIIRMMGITRVPKAPDFVEGVINLRGKVIPIIDLRTRFGMTAQDHDKHTRIIVIEINAVIVGFVVDSVSEVLRIPANTVEPPPPIIAGIESEYISGVGKLADRLLILLDLDRLLSRGEQSMLSGL, encoded by the coding sequence ATGCACAGTCAACAGGAGTCGCCGGGCAAGGATGGAACCTTGCTGCAACTGGTCACGTTTAACATTGGAGACGAGGAGTTCGGGGTGGAGATCCTCAAGGTGCAGGAGATCATCCGGATGATGGGCATCACCCGGGTGCCCAAGGCTCCGGATTTCGTGGAGGGAGTGATCAATCTGCGGGGCAAGGTCATTCCGATCATTGATCTGCGGACACGTTTCGGCATGACCGCCCAGGATCACGACAAGCACACCCGGATCATCGTCATCGAGATCAACGCCGTCATCGTCGGCTTCGTGGTGGATTCGGTGTCCGAGGTGCTGCGCATTCCGGCCAACACCGTGGAACCGCCGCCGCCCATCATTGCCGGGATCGAATCCGAGTACATCAGCGGGGTGGGCAAGCTGGCGGATCGGTTGTTGATATTGCTGGACCTGGACCGGCTACTGAGCAGGGGCGAGCAGAGCATGCTGTCGGGGCTGTAA